One window of Pyrus communis chromosome 12, drPyrComm1.1, whole genome shotgun sequence genomic DNA carries:
- the LOC137710760 gene encoding probable receptor-like protein kinase At1g33260: MKLAHLFHLCLNRDHPCQIVPPSMAESNLEEEDQVLPQSRHAYNFVCCYSYFFTSLLLFSSLSTFSEASRSIPTTTTATLSLSSFSSLSSTNPPSTFPSKPSSHADTSKTLVTSLTISAAAVFLIVSVMVVMRCFGFRSKRKDNGIVVEKDHVEESGEFSVKKLSWDWIERSTDGFSKVIGTGGFSNVYLARNPGPNSGDGFCSIKIHNGSERLSRVFKQELDILLRLEHHRIVKLLGYSENQEEGALVFEYVANGNLQEKLHGGDATPALPWKNRMAIAFQVAQALEYLHEKCALQIVHMDIKASNILLDENLNCKLCDFGSAKMGFSSTVQPPSSMRNQVLTMMGSPGYTDPHYLRTGIASKKNDVYSFGVLILELVTGMEAFCSEKGQFLTTLVGSRLRDGGCEAAELVDPRLGAAGFDLEEAKTMLGISATCLRQSPTLRPSATQILETIQEKVSSVSFLQSLSHDKEIVY; this comes from the exons ATGAAGCTTGCCCATTTGTTTCATTTATGCCTAAATCGAGATCACCCCTGTCAGATTGTGCCTCCTTCCATGGCCGAATCTAACCTCGAAGAAGAAGACCAAGTTCTTCCACAAAGCCGACACGCTTACAATTTTGTCTGCTGTTACTCCTACTTCTTCACCTCCCTACTTTTGTTTTCCTCACTCTCTACTTTCTCCGAGGCTTCCCGCTCCATCCCAACAACCACCACCGccaccctttctctctcctccttttcctctctctcctccaccaACCCACCGTCAACCTTCCCTTCAAAACCATCTTCCCACGCCGACACCTCCAAAACCCTCGTCACATCTCTCACAATCTCCGCCGCCGCCGTCTTCCTCATCGTTTCAGTCATGGTGGTAATGAGATGCTTCGGATTCAGATCAAAACGCAAAGACAATGGAATCGTTGTGGAGAAGGACCATGTTGAAGAAAGCGGGGAGTTTAGCGTGAAGAAATTGAGTTGGGATTGGATAGAGAGATCTACTGATGGCTTCTCCAAGGTGATTGGAACTGGCGGGTTTAGTAATGTGTACTTGGCACGAAACCCGGGGCCTAATTCGGGCGATGGGTTCTGCTCAATTAAGATCCACAACGGCAGCGAGCGGCTGAGTCGGGTTTTTAAGCAAGAACTCGATATTCTCCTCCGCCTTGAGCACCACCGCATCGTCAAGCTTCTTGGCTACTCCGAAAACCAAG AGGAGGGTGCTCTGGTTTTCGAGTACGTCGCCAACGGAAATCTCCAAGAGAAGCTCCACGGCGGAGACGCCACCCCAGCACTGCCGTGGAAGAACCGAATGGCAATCGCCTTCCAAGTCGCACAAGCATTAGAATACCTGCACGAGAAATGCGCCCTCCAAATCGTTCACATGGACATCAAAGCCTCAAATATCTTACTCGACGAAAATCTCAACTGCAAGCTCTGCGATTTCGGATCAGCGAAGATGGGGTTTTCCTCAACCGTCCAACCGCCGTCGTCGATGAGAAATCAAGTCTTGACGATGATGGGCTCGCCGGGTTACACCGATCCGCACTACCTCCGAACCGGAATCGCTTCGAAGAAAAACGACGTGTACAGCTTCGGCGTTTTGATCTTGGAGCTCGTGACGGGAATGGAGGCGTTTTGCTCCGAGAAAGGGCAGTTCTTGACGACTTTGGTGGGGAGTAGGTTGAGAGACGGCGGTTGTGAGGCGGCGGAGTTGGTGGACCCGCGGCTGGGCGCGGCGGGGTTTGACCTCGAAGAGGCCAAGACCATGCTTGGTATTTCGGCAACGTGCTTGCGTCAGTCACCGACGCTGAGGCCTTCGGCTACTCAAATATTGGAAACCATTCAGGAGAAAGTATCGTCTGTTTCGTTTCTACAGTCACTATCTCATGACAAAGAAATCGTATATTAG